The segment GGATGGATCCAATCCCATACGTTTCATCTGGTACATGAAGAGGTTGAACTGCGGGATCGTCAATTTCTTGCCCAGGGTTTCCTTCATTGTCATGATCTCTGGAAGACCAAACTCACCAATTGCTTGAAGCTGATGAATATTGACTTCAGGTACTTCTTGGATTTGTGTAGATTTGTTTGCCATATGGATAAGCGCCTCCTAAATGTGAATGATTTTTGTGGTACCGGTATTGCGGTGGATGATGTGTAGCGTGCTGGCTTCGGATTTGAACACCAGCCAATTGTCAGGGTTAAACCCGGCTGCTTTGATGGCAGCCTTCTGTCGGCGGGTAGGGTTCTTACCGTTTTTCATCCAATCACCCCTGAGCGTAGAATTTTTGGCTTGATCTGCCCGGCATTCGATCCAGAGCCTTCCGCTCACGTCGGTTCGGGATGTACCCTTTCCGGACAATGTCTTTGTAGGCGTCTTTGATCGCCGTTGCAATTACGGAAGGACCGATACTACCAGGCTTGTACGCCACCTTCTTACAGCGCTCAGGCTTTAACTTCCAGCGGGTTTTATTGGTTTTCATGGGTGAGTTCCTCCGATTCGATTTTTAGTTTTTGATCTGCCACCACTCTGCAGGTAATAAGCTGGCCGGCAGGTGACTTGAAGCGTGTAATGCTCTCGGCATTGTCCACGAAGCACGGTGCGATCATCTCGCTTTGAGTGCTGATCACATCCCGGACCTCTAGCCCCGCCCTGATTCCCTCGGAAAGCGAGAGCTGTGCCGGCGTCTTGCCATCCATCTCGATTACAAAATCCGCTTTAATCTCGCCGTTCTTTTGCTCCTTGAACAGGCGGATCGTCAGGGACTGGAACAGGCCCTGCACCTTGGCTGCCTGCACCTCAGCTTCCTTGGCTTCAAATGCCTTGATCGCATCCAGGATAAAGATGGAGTCGTTGCGGCTTTCAAGCGTGGCTGCTTCTTCATCACGGGCTTTGGCTAGGTCGGCCACGAGGGCCTCCCGCCGCTTGTGCCAGCCGATGGTTTCAGCCGTAACGTCTCTCCGTTGCTCAAGTGTTCTCATCTGCTGCCAGAGCTCTGATACATCTACCAGCTCCACAGCAGCCAGCTCGGCCTCGAGCTCTTTCCTGCGAGCGACTAGCTTGTCATGCTCCTCACGCAGCGGCTTCTTTCGACTTTCCTTGTTGGCTTCCGCAGCCTGCTTTGCCCCGTCGTCAAATGGGCGCTTACAGGTCGGGCACTCCTCAGCAATATCCTCGCCGTGGACTCTCATATATCGATCCCGAGCAGCTGCTACCTGCTGGCGAAGATTGTCGAGAGTCCCTTCGAGCACGGCTTGCTTTCGCTTGGGCTCATCAGCCAGTTCAATCTTTTCGTGTATTGCTTTGATCTTCTTTACGAGCTCCGCGTCCTCAGCCTTAATGGCTTCAATATCAGCTGGAATATCCGGCAGCTTATGAATCTGGTCTTCCAGTGCTTCGGTGCGGCCTTGAGCCCGCTTATGAGCAGCATCCTTGTCGTTTTTATTCTTTTTATGGATCTCCACCAGCTGCGGCATGGTGTGTTTCTTGACCAGCTCCGCCAGTTTCTCGGCTTGTGGATTCAACTTGATGTCCTTATGTTTTTGGTCCGAGCTCGTCCGGCTCATTTCAGCAAACACTTCTTTCTGAGTCGGTGCAGCAGTGTATCTCAGCATCAGCTCACGCTGCTTCTCCCAGTGCAGTGAGAAGAAATATGACGGGTTATAAAGGGCGAGAAACAGATCCTTATCGAACAGTGACTTTACAATGTCATCGAAGTCTCCGGCCTTGCTGGGCACGTCGTTGACGTAGTAAGTGGTCTTGCCTTTCTCGATCCCCCGACCGAATTTGATCTCCTTGCCGTCCACTTTCAACAGCGTCTCAGCCATCACATGATCATATTTGTAATTGGTCGGAGTCGGGTCCATCTTGCTCCCAAACGTATCCGTGCCGTACAATGTCCATATAGGGATTTCCAGTGTGCTGGACTTTCCCTCCGCGTTGTCCCCCGTGATCTTGGTCAGGTCGCCAAACTTAACGCAAAGATCACGGTGGGATTTAAAGTTATGAGCAGTGCTCTCGATCAATTTAATTTGAGTCATGATCTACCTCCAGATTGTATTTTTTCTCCAACATTTTCATACTTTCACGGAGCACTTGCCTTGCCGCAGGGTCCTGTTCATCAAGATACATCTCATATGCAAATAGGTAGCGGTCAATATCCATCTGGACATCAGGAGACAGGCTGTTTCTAAACTGCTGGAATAACTCGCTTTCAGATCGCAATCCCGTCGAATTTCGCATTATAACCTCCTTCAAATCGGGTTTTTGGCAAAAAAATAATAAGCTTAGCCTTCAGCGACTTCTTGCCACTCCACAATCACCGGGCAGTTCTCGATGCTTACAATGACTTGAGCGTTCTCATCGACCACCCAAAACTCCGAGATATTGTCATCCCCAACCTGCTTGATCTCAATGACTTCTCTGCGATTTACCTCTGTCCCGACTTCAAACACTCGCGTTGGATTACTGACCACCGTCAGCTTCTGAATCACTTGCATTGACTTGTTCACCCCCTAATTTATTCGCAATCTTCACAGGTTCGTGGATAGCCGGGCTCTTCCATATCATCCATGTAGCAACCGCATACCTGGCACATCAGACCTTCCAAAATCATTTCGGTCATCTCGCTCATCCTCTTTCTCACCTCCCTTCAGAGGAGTGCGGCTTATACGGCGTTTTGCGCTGGCTTGCGATCGCCCCAAAGCTTCAGCAGCTCCTGGCGGTATTTACGGTAATCGCCACGGGAATCGAGAGCCTTCAGGTAATTTCCCTCGGCCAGCATCCGAGGTTCGTTTTGCAGGGCCTGTACCATTTTCATGCGCAGATAATTCTGTTCGTTCAAGTTCGCTTCTCCTTTCGTTCAGTTCGGCCACCAGCAAAACGCGACAGACCAACCATGCAATGGATAAAAGCCATAAGGTGATGAGCAGCCCGATCATGCCAGATACGGGTCCCATGTGCCCCGATCCACTCGGTCCACAAAATCTTGAAATGTGATCCCGTAGCGGCTCCCGACGTTGTGATGCTCAAAGTACACCCCGAGCTTTTCAACGCGGTCCAGCTCGCAGCCGTTTTCCTGCAGCACCCGGTCCGTCATCGACTTGATTGTTTCCTGGGCTTTAAAGTCTGCAATCATGCGGGCAGCCTCGTAGCCTTTCATAATCCCAGTAGCGTAAACCGGACCGCGGGTAAGTCCCTGCGCTTTAAGTGCTGATGCTAAACTCATAAGTATTTCGCCTCCATTTCGTCGAGTTTCATTGTGATCTCTTGCACCCATTCCATATCTCCGGTGGTTTGAGCTTCTAGAGCTAAGTTCTTAAGCTCGTCCGATTCGCGTACCAATTCAAGGTTTAATCTTAGTAGCGGCAGGATCATACTCAGGTCCAGAAGACTCATCCGAATTACGCCGTTTGAATCGGTGTTCATTAGCGTTATGGCAGCCAGCTTACGGTGTGCCGGATGAATGAAAACGGCCATGGTCTGCTCACCACCCTTTCGTCAGCGCCTTGATCGCTGTCTTCAGATTACCGACCTCTTCACACAGTCGCTTGTTCTCAGCCAATACTTCTCGCAACCTTTCTGATGTGTGTTCAGGAAGATTAGGGGTTTGAGCACTAACCGAAGAAACAACATTCACTTCAAGTCCAATACTATGACACACCTTTTCCAATGACTCCTCGTTCCAGCGGCGCCGGCCATTAAGCAGATCGTAAATGTACTGATAACTGTAGCCCGTAGACTCCGCCAGTTGTTGCTTGGTGATATCAGCCTTTTTCATTGCTAATTTGATGCATTCTGAAAAGGAAAACATAACTTGTTCACTCCCTGCATATGCTATTATCAGTGACGTGTATTTCCGTCATCTTGATCAAGTTTAAATCCAGATCGAGGAAGTTTGCCAACTTGGACAAAGTTTCAACACTCGGCATATATCGACCGTTCTCGATATCCGAAATATAATTACGGGACAAGCCTGTTTTCTCGGACACCTCATACTGCCTGAGCTTTTTGCTTTTGCGTTGGCTTTGAATGATTTTACCAATCAACTTTTTATCCATAATTTTCATCACCTCCTGTGTTAATAATGTAGTGTATAACCGTCTATTTTGTAAAACATGGAATTCTCTTAAAAAAGAGCAAATCAACGAGAAAAGCATATATTACCGTGTATTTCCGTCTATTTCCTGTTAATTACTTGTTTTTCCGTCTTTTTGTGAATTGTATTGCCGACATTTTAACTTTATAATCATCATGAAAATAAAATAAACTGATAGTAGAGGTAGGTTAGCGCAAAAATGATTGGATCTAATATAAAAGCGTGGAGAAAACTAAGACAACTTACTCAATACCAGTTAGCTGAGAAGACTAACCTCTCAAGATCATATGTTGCTGACGTAGAAAGAGGGCGCTATAACCCAAGTGTGGAGACGCTGGAGGCTATTGCCAAAGCTCTGAACGTGAAAATCTCCGAGCTCATGGAAAATGAAAAAAACTCCGATCTTCATGAAGAGTCGGAGCTGGCGGATATTCCTATTGAAAAGCTGAACCAATACACACTCTCTTATAAAGGACACACACTGAGCCAAGAAGAGGCAGATGACGTCATTGAGCTTTTGGAGGCAGCGCTGAAACGGTGGAAGAAATAAGCTTATTCAAATAGCTGGTAACATCCTTCACTTCCAACCCTTTCAACTTCATTGCGTTCAAGTAGGCCTCCAAATCAATAATTTTCGAGCCGATAGTGCATCACTCCTTAGATGTAATATATTCCCGTTTTTGAAATGTTAAATTGAGTATATCATCACTCGTTTAAAAATGCGAACATTAAGCGAACATGAAGTGAACAAAATTTGAATAGAGATGAGGATTGCGTCTTGGCATACTCCCGTGGGAGGTGCCTGCTATTGTACTGGCTCAATAAACGCAACATCACACAAGCAGAGTTTGCCCGCCGGACAGGCTGGTCCACTCGTATGGTTTCATACTGGTGCAAGGGCGAGCGTTTAATGAGCGTCGAGGCGATGTATGCTGCTGCTATGATTCTTGAAATCCACATGGAAGATTTATATCAGTGGAGATTATCGGCCGACTAAGCAGGCATGTTGCGGATTAATCCGCCCCCTGGAGTTTTTGTGAACGTATAGGTTCACAAAATGCAAACAATCATCTTTATTTTAATCCCAGTTTGAGTTTCATTTCCCCCACATTAGCTTGAAAAACTTTGAACGACCTCCCCTCTATGCTGTACTTGCCGGCTCCCAGTCCGACCACCCATACGTAAGGGAATATCTTTTTTCCTGCCGGCTGCCACGCCTCTTTCTCCCATTCGCCGCTTAAATAATAGTTCTCATACCTGTTCATTTTTTCCTGCATGACCCTGTCCGAAAACTGACTCCGCTGGATCTCCACAAACCACGGAGCTCCCTTCCAAATGCAAAACACATCCGGCTCAGGTAGTCCCTTCCCGCCTAATTTCGGCTCCACATTAAATACCCGCGGCAGCTCGATCTGTCTGATCTCCTTATAAAAATCCACGATCGCCAGGAAGTGCCCGATCTTCGCACTGTCCTTTTTGATGCCGGGTACCGGAAAATAGATGTATTTCCGGCGCTCCGTAGAGCAACAGATGATCTCATCCCGCCGCAGCCGCTTAAGGACCATGTTGGCTTGCGTCACTGGATTCTTAACGTTGGAAAAGTGGAGCTCCGCCACATCATCCCGTGTGAGGCAGCGGAAGCGCTCCAGGTCGGCCACAATAGCCTTATCACGCGCATTCACACCTACAACACCCCTATCTCTATCACATCGTCCTCTACTGGCTCTGGCTGCGGCTCCTGTGCCCCTGTCGGCTCCTCTACGGCCTTGTAAGGCTCTAGTAGTGTCTTTGCCTTTGGCAGGTCCAGATAAGGCCCCTGCACCGTCTTTGTGCCGTCCAGCTTGAGCATCATGCGGCCCTTTTGGCTCTGCTGGATGTCAGCTGCCTCCCCGCTGCCAAGAGTGATGCGGCTGTTGATCTCATCGCTGTGCCTAAAGGCCATTCGGACTGTGAGGTTGTTTTTCAGCTTGCCGTCCAGGACATCGCTATCAGGCCGCTGCATGGAGAGGATTAAGAACACGCCCAAGGCTCTGCCGATCGCGCTGATCTCCTCGATGCCGTCCATCAGATCCCTTTCTTTTTTTAGCAGCGCCACCTCGTCAATGGCCAGAACGATATACGGCGGCCGCTCTTTTCTTGGCAGCTCATCCACATGGGCCATCCCGGCCCGGTCCAAGACATCCCCCCTCTTACGCATATCCTTCCGGATCCGCAGCACGATTTGGTGCAGCCGGGGAGCTTCAACCACCACTTGCCGGGCTATGCCTTTAAAGAGGTGGAACTCTGACCGCTTGAGATCAGCGCAGTACAATTCCATACGATCCCCGGCCGTGCGTATCAGGGTGGTAAGTATGGACCGCAGTGCGACGGACTTGCCGCTACCAGTTTCTCCAGCCACCAGCAGATGTGGATGCTCCGTCATATCGTATACCTCGTCACCTGTCCGGCTGCGTCCGACATAGATCGGCAGCCTGAGCCCGCTCACAGCCCGCTCGACAGCAACAGAATCGTAATCAAACCTCTGGACATCCTGCTGGTACACGTTGAGCGTGAAAGTCTTAGCTGTGCCGCTTAAATCAATGTTATCGCCAAAGGTCTGCTCAAAGAGCCACGCTCGCTTGTGGATCTCTTTTGGGTCCAGCCCATCCGGCAGCACAAACACCACCTGCACACAGTCATGGTATACAGTCACCCGGCTCACCTGCGGGTACCTGCAGACCTCCTCTCCTTTACGTTTCTTCCGTTTATAACAAATCTCCCCAGTGATAAACAACCGCCGCATCTTGGCACGATATACCGATTCAGGGCCACTGCGCCAAACTCCCCAAGCTCCACCAATGCAGCCGGCAGCCGTCGCCAACTTTAAAACCATAAGCCCCCCTGCTCCGCTCATTATCATTCGCTTCGCCCCTTTTCGCTCAAAACAAATTCACAATTCACCATCATTTCAACGTTTTTGCTTGTATTACAAAAGTCACGATACTGTTGCACTTACAAAGCTATCTGCAAATGTATTGAGATGTATCTACAAAGACATTTACAAATGTACTCCAAACGTATGGGCAACCTCTCTGAGACAATCCCACCAGGCGCTAAACGCCACATAAGCGCAGGCCACATACGAGCCGATCCGGACGTACATCACTTTTCCGCCGTGCCCGATGTGTTCAAGCACATTGCCGCTAAAATGAGCCACCACGCCAATGCCCAGCACTTCAAAAACTGGAGTCAGGTCCACCATCTTAATCGCTCCCCTCAAATAAAACCCTCTACCGCAAAATCATCTGTCTCCCGGATCGCTGCCGCCGGCTGCTGTTGTGGCAGGGCGCTATCCACATCTCGCTGAATCAGCCTCTTAAGGTACCCGGATTTATTGGGCCGTTCCTGGACGTGATCGTAGAGCTGCAGCTGATCCGGATCCAAAATATTAAAGGCGACCTGTATGATCTTGATTTCTTTAGCCATAAACCTTCCTCGCGATCAGATAAAATGCTTTTACATTGGCAAAGCTGGCGTCCCCCTCAATCATCAGGACACCTGGGAAGTACGCCCGCAGGCTCTCCAGGATGACCTCTGCCCCTCCTCCGCATATAAACACCTTATCTGTGCCCAACCAGCCTCCAGCAAGCGCCCTGAGGGCGATCTGCCGAGCAAAGTCTGATGGCTGGACGGACCGCAGTGTCTCCATGCCGGTACCGAGTGTAAAACTGCCCCGATCGTTAAACCGGCGATCGATCAGGGTGCCGAAATTAACCGTGCCGCTGCCGACATCGATGATACGGATGATTCCCCCACCGGGTACCAAGAGGCCTGCAGCGACCCCTTCAGCAGCCACCTCACACCGCCGAATCACAATGAGCTTTCGCTGACCGTTGACCGTGAGCTCATGCCGGCCGCAGAGCATTTCCTTTATGGCCGCTTTCTCCGTCTCCTGGTGCGTGCTGATCGGCTGCCCCACAATGATCTGATGCTCGGTGCCTTCCGCAAACCTGTGCAGGGCCAGCAGCACCCTGAGGCGTGCATCAGGATGTGCCTTGGTCTCGCCCTTACGGCTGTCTGCGCACTCGCTCTCATACATGGCCAGTGTGCCAGCGAAACCTCTCTGACCGCCGTACTGCCAATCAAAATCATAATCACCGTGCTGCTGCCGAAGATTGCGATCCCTATACTCGCCGATTAATGAGGGAAACGACCTCATCTGTTTGCCATCATAAAACTTGGTTTGATAGTTGCCCGCATCGATGGCCGATATCATAAGCATCCCGCCTTGTTGTATAGCTGGTTACGGTACTGGGCTCGCGCCGGAGCCCGTTGTGCCGTATCTAGTTACATATCTATGGGCAGAGCCTGGTCATGTTTCCGATTTATATCCGTTTTCTTTTATACTGCTTGTATCTTTTTCGCTAGATTTGTCCATCCTGACAGTAAAAACATTATTTATGAGGTGAACGGTATGTTTGGGCTGGGCAAGAAGAGAAGCAAATTCGGGGCGTTTTTAGATAGGCACGGTATTGAACAGGAAGAAATCCGAAAATTGACCAAACTTAATAAAGACACAATCTCAAAAGCGTGTAATGAAATTGACCCTAAGATGCGTAGTATTACAAAAGATGCTCTTGTAAAGGCTGCTGCTAAATTATCCGGGAAGGAGATAGACAAGAAGAGTTTTTGGGGATAGAAATAATTTCCTAAATTTGTTATACTCGTGCTTGTGAAATTTTATTATAGGGGGATAAAGACATTGAAGCCTTTTATGAAACTGAGTGTTGCTTTATTTTTGGCGGTAATTGTAACAACGGCCTGCTCTGATACGCCCGAGACAAAAGAACCTACTAGCACAAACATCGTATCTAACGTTAACAATGAATCGAAAAACGAAGCGGAAAGTGAACCGGACGAGAAGAAAACAGATGAGGAATCAGAATCGAATCAAAAACCTGACGTCGAGGAAGAAAAACCTAAAGAGCCAGTGAAACAACCCGCTAAGGAACCTGTGAAGGAACCTGTTAAGGAGAAATCAAACGATAATGCATGGGAAGTGGATTTGAAGAAGATAGCTTCAGAGGATTCTTCGAAAACTGAAAAAGCGGATGCTGCAGAAATGTTAGCAAGAGCTTACAAGCCGAGTGATGCTGAACTAGATGACTTCCAAAAATACATTGTTTATGAATTTAAAAATAATAGATACTTGGCGGACAGTGACAACGATGGCTATATGTTAGGTAACATTTTTAGGTCTGTTGTGTTAAATCGTTCACTTCAAGAATCTCATCCAGCCAGTCAATTCGCATATGATTTTTACCAAAACAGCAAATACGTTTATCGCGGCGCTGAAACTCCGGAAAGTGAATCTGTGAAATCAAATGAAGAGCAAATGAATGATAATATGCGCAAAATAAAATAGAAATGTAAAAACAAACCTGCCGGCTCACATAGCTGACAGGTTTGTTTTTTTAATAATAAGTCCAGTAATCCAGATTGTTGCTATCCTGCGCCGGCAGCTGAGGCTCTTCGTCCTCCTCTTCGCGCAGAATCTTAATCCCCTGTGTGGTCCCCTTATCTGCCCAAGTAATGAACTCTCTGTTCTCCAAGCTCTCCAGCCCTTGGGTGATCTCAGCCTTAGCCCGGCCAGTCAAATACTCAATCAATTTAACTGGAGGCATGGTCCGCCGGTGCATCGAATAATTAACGAGGATCCGCAACAGCTTACGCTCCAGATCGGGCAGCATGCCGGCCACCTCCCACTCGTTTTGTGGCCAGAATGTTATCAGTAAGAAACACCCGCGGAGCTCCGGTCTTCAAGCACAGGGCTCTTACTCGGCCATCTTTAACCCCGAGCACCTCAATCTGCCTCTGTGTGATGTTGTTTTTGCGGTCTATGTAGATGATCTCAACGACGCCTCCGATGTACTTCTCCATCATGTTCGCCTCCAAAATAAGAACGTTTGTTTGTATTATAACCAAACACTAACATTTCAAGCAATCGAAATTTTAATTTTATGTTCTTGTTATGTTCGCTTGTATTACACAGGTTATTGGGATATATTTATATCAGAGCAAAGGACATTAAAGAAAAGGAGCGAATGAAAATGAAAAACGTTATGGTGAGAGCTTGGGAGATCGCAAAGGCAGCTGTTGTGAAATTCGGAGGTAAGGTAAAAGAATACTTTGCCCAGGCTCTTGCCATGGCGTGGGCCGAAGCAAAAGCCCCTAAGTACACAGAAGTGGAATTGAAGGCCGATACTCGCAAGCACAGAACGTGGATGGCTCAAATCGTCGGCACACACCCAACCTTCAAACTGGATCGCAAATTCTTAAACCAAGATGGCACAGATGAGTTTGGTGACAAAATTTTTCGCTTGAAAGACGGTGCGTATGAGTTTAACAACGGTAACCGCCGAGGGTTCTTCTTGATTCAAAACGGCGTGAAGGTCAGCGCAACGCAAAACGAGATCAACTCTTACATCGCATAATAAACCAAATAAAAGGAGCGATTTTAAATGAAAATCCAATTTGAAAACAAAGAAATCACCCTGAAGCAAGAGCCTTATATCGACGGACCGGCCGGAGAAACTCCGATTTACAAAGCACAAGCATCTGACGCTGAGGGCAACGAGTATATTGTGACATGGGCAGCGGTTGAAGGCTGGGAAAACATCGAAGACGAATCTGAAATGTGTGATTGGGATCACCCTACTGGCCTGATGCTGGTAAAGTAGTACCGCCCCTTGAATACGTTGGAGCTGCGTGGGTCGCCCGGCACAAGGGCACCTCGCAGCAAAACGTTACTGAGTCCGGCATGAGAGCGCTGAATCCAAAATACCGGGGCTCTATGATCAAACCGGATGCATTGTTTGAGGGGCGGCCGCTGTGGCTGAGAAGCCGTTTTGAGGTAGATGGAGATGCCTAAAAAGATTGACCTGATCGGGCAGCGTTTTGGAAGATTGACAGTAATCTATAAACTGCCCCCGAATGGGGGACCCTCACTATGGCAATGCTTGTGTGATTGTGGAAACTCAAAAGTAGCGGCCGCTAATGTTTTACAACGTGGAGACTGTAAAAGCTGCGGATGTTTGCATCAAGAGTACCTCGCGAGTAGACACGCTAAAACCGATATTGATTTATCTGGCAAACGGTTTGGGAAGCTCATTGCTCTGCACAAAATTAAAATTGAGGGCAAAAAGTCTATTATGTGGTTATGCCAGTGTGACTGTGGCAAACAGGTACCCGTAGCAGCCAGCGAACTGAAACATAACCATGTCCGCAGCTGTGGCTGCCTGGTATCTGATCACGTTAATTCTTTTTTTGATGAAGGTACGAATGTCGCTGCTCTATTAGCGAATACAGTCAGCTCCCGCAACAAAAGCGGAACAAAGGGCGTATTTTATGATGCAAGTCGGAATAAGTGGTCTGCGGAAATCATGTTCCAAGGGAAACGTTACCGACTTGGCAGGCGCTCAGACAAAAAGGATGCGATCCGTCTCAGGGAAGAAGCCGAGGAAAAACTGCATGGCGATTTTTTAGCATGGTACAAAGCAAAAAAAGACCCTGCCAGCGATTAAGCCGGCAGGGTCTATACTTATTTCTGTTGATTATTAATAAATCGACTCAGCATAACCGCCATTTCCTCCCGAGTAATCGGCGCACCCGGCCGGCTGCCATCCACGTAACCTTGTTCGGTCATCGCCTTCCATGCTGATGCAGCCCACGGGCTTACAGCATTAATATCACGTTCATTCTTAGACACTCCTGCTCCCTCCCTTTTCTTCAGGCCTAGATGCTTAGCAACCCCAGTCACATGCCCTTGAATAATAGCATCCAACACTTCCTGACGTTTCAGCAGGCCAGCATCCTTGGCAACATCCACAAAAAGGTTTTCGGTCAGCACAGCCGGCATCTTACTTTCCCGCACCATGTGCAGGTTTTTGGACTTCTGTCCTCGATCCGTAACGCCGTAGGGTTTTAGCGCCGACATGATCTCGCGGTGCAGCGCATTTTGAAGAGCTACGGAGGCAGGTAACGCATTTGTAAATCGAAATGTCTCAAACCCGCCTGATCCGCCTGCAGCATTACAATGGATGGACACAAGGATATCAGACCCTGCTTTGTTTGCCTTGCTGGTCCGATCGGACAGTTCGAGAAACACGTCCGTACTTCGGGATGTCAACACCTCGACACCCTCATACTCTGCTTCTAACTGCTGCTTGATCCCTTGGGACAACTTCAGTACAATATCCTTCTCCTGCAGCCCATTCGCTGTAGCACCCGGATCTTTACCGCCATGGCCTGCGTCGATCCATACCTTCTTACTCATATTGATCAGCTCCAATCTTGGTTTGTTTAACGACCTGATGACCAAACACGGCAAAGGCACCGGCCAGGATGCCCTGGATTATGGATTCCATGCTCCAGCCGATGACGCCAACGGTGAAGAGAATAGCCACCGCCAGCACAACATAAATGATGGACCAGTCCGGCACCTTGGGTGTCTGTTTCAAGATGAAGCCAATCACCCAGCATGCGGCCACAACGATCAACAGCCGCGGATCAACCAATTCAAAAATCATGTTCCATTCCATTTCAAATTCCGCCTCCCATTTCTTCTTTTCGGTCCAAGCGCTTGTGAGCTTGCTTGGCCGATTCTTCGACTCGTGTCACGCGCTCAGACAAAGCATCAATCCGCTGACCTTGCACCCTTTGCTCGAGCCTAATA is part of the Paenibacillus algicola genome and harbors:
- a CDS encoding N-acetylmuramoyl-L-alanine amidase — translated: MSKKVWIDAGHGGKDPGATANGLQEKDIVLKLSQGIKQQLEAEYEGVEVLTSRSTDVFLELSDRTSKANKAGSDILVSIHCNAAGGSGGFETFRFTNALPASVALQNALHREIMSALKPYGVTDRGQKSKNLHMVRESKMPAVLTENLFVDVAKDAGLLKRQEVLDAIIQGHVTGVAKHLGLKKREGAGVSKNERDINAVSPWAASAWKAMTEQGYVDGSRPGAPITREEMAVMLSRFINNQQK
- a CDS encoding phage holin family protein; the encoded protein is MEWNMIFELVDPRLLIVVAACWVIGFILKQTPKVPDWSIIYVVLAVAILFTVGVIGWSMESIIQGILAGAFAVFGHQVVKQTKIGADQYE